The proteins below come from a single Gemmatimonadota bacterium genomic window:
- a CDS encoding pitrilysin family protein, translating into MPESTDRSRKTVLPNGIRVVTEYMPHVRSVTMGIWVWSGTRFEPAEKPGIAHFLEHAVFKGTEKRNAYQIAQSIESLGGYLNAFTGRELNCYFARVMDSHLPVAVDVIGDLLQSSKFDPHEIEKEKMVVIEEIHGLEDNPEDLVSELYANLIWRPHPLSRPILGNAPSVSSFTRDHLVAYLAARYRNDRIYVIAAGSVDHEALVDLVRDQYNFSGGVPDADPDVRIDPRRLDKRVLSKDIAQVHLCLGGVALPYGHPSKYTLFLLNALLGGGMTSRLFQKIREEAGLAYSIYSDLDFYRDTGQICINAGVDPKDAQRTIDLIRQECRMLCEQPVPEEELRDTRSQLTGSLYLSLEESGSVMNRLARAEIYDNAYSSVDETVRKLEEVTTADITELAEAVFTPENTYLAAVGPVSEDDIAL; encoded by the coding sequence TTGCCAGAATCCACCGACCGTTCCAGAAAAACCGTGCTTCCCAACGGCATCCGGGTGGTTACGGAGTACATGCCGCACGTCCGTTCCGTGACGATGGGGATATGGGTGTGGTCCGGCACGCGATTCGAACCCGCCGAGAAGCCCGGAATCGCCCATTTTCTCGAACACGCGGTATTCAAGGGCACCGAGAAGCGCAACGCGTACCAGATCGCCCAGAGCATCGAAAGCCTGGGCGGGTACCTCAACGCCTTTACCGGCCGGGAACTCAACTGCTACTTCGCCCGCGTGATGGACAGCCACCTGCCCGTCGCGGTGGACGTAATCGGCGACCTGCTGCAGTCCTCGAAGTTCGACCCCCATGAAATCGAGAAGGAAAAGATGGTGGTCATCGAGGAGATACATGGTCTCGAGGACAACCCGGAAGACCTGGTCAGCGAGCTTTACGCCAATCTGATCTGGCGGCCCCATCCCCTGAGCCGGCCGATCCTGGGCAACGCGCCCTCCGTCTCGTCCTTCACGCGAGATCACCTCGTCGCTTACCTTGCAGCCCGTTACCGGAACGATCGCATATACGTTATTGCGGCGGGCAGCGTGGATCACGAGGCCCTGGTCGATCTCGTACGTGACCAGTACAATTTCTCCGGGGGCGTTCCGGATGCCGATCCGGACGTCCGGATCGATCCGAGGCGGCTTGACAAGCGGGTGCTGAGCAAGGACATAGCCCAGGTACATCTCTGCCTGGGCGGCGTCGCCCTGCCCTACGGCCATCCATCGAAGTACACCCTGTTCCTGCTGAACGCCCTGCTGGGCGGCGGGATGACCTCGCGGCTGTTTCAAAAGATCCGCGAAGAGGCCGGCCTGGCCTACTCGATCTATTCGGACCTGGATTTCTACCGGGATACCGGCCAGATCTGCATCAATGCCGGTGTGGACCCGAAGGACGCACAACGTACGATCGACCTGATCCGGCAGGAGTGCCGGATGTTATGCGAGCAACCCGTCCCGGAGGAGGAACTCCGCGATACGCGGTCTCAACTGACCGGCAGCCTGTACCTGTCGCTGGAGGAGTCCGGCAGCGTGATGAACCGGCTCGCCAGGGCGGAAATTTACGATAACGCCTATTCCAGCGTGGACGAGACCGTCCGGAAGCTGGAAGAGGTGACCACGGCCGATATTACCGAACTGGCCGAGGCGGTTTTCACGCCGGAAAACACGTACCTGGCGGCCGTCGGTCCCGTGTCGGAAGACGATATCGCCCTGTGA
- a CDS encoding DUF503 domain-containing protein: MIVGLCRIDVFLPESRSLKAKRQVIKGLKDRIRNRFNVSVSEVDHQSLWQRATLGLAMVSEEKGYVDRTLQQVLNLVHAEPRLQVLDHAFEWY; this comes from the coding sequence ATGATCGTGGGGCTTTGCCGGATCGACGTCTTTCTTCCCGAAAGCCGCTCGCTGAAGGCCAAGAGGCAGGTGATCAAGGGACTGAAGGACCGGATCCGGAACCGATTCAACGTGTCCGTCTCCGAGGTGGACCACCAGTCGCTCTGGCAGCGGGCGACCCTGGGGCTCGCCATGGTGTCCGAGGAGAAAGGATACGTCGACCGGACCTTGCAGCAGGTCCTGAATCTCGTGCACGCCGAGCCCAGGCTGCAGGTCCTGGATCACGCGTTCGAGTGGTACTAG
- a CDS encoding bifunctional riboflavin kinase/FAD synthetase, translating into MTTVLRSVEDAARRCPRAVIAAGNFDGVHRGHGAIIEQAIDRSRALRAPCMVVTFDPHPQLVVGRKPSLPILTPTSRKLALLSRYEIDAVLVIPFTDEFARIEAESFVKATYADALDIREIIVGYSHNFGRHGRGDRLLLERLSARYGFAVQVVQPIQMEGSSVNSSHIRALLSAGEIQAAERLLGHAYVIAGTVVRGDGRGRQLRFPTANVAAHDPHALIPKRGVYAVRVHLDDKAMNGVMNIGTRPTFGESREHCEVHILDFDGDLYNRTIEVEFVERIRDEKRFPSVEALKDQITKDVHTTYNMLKA; encoded by the coding sequence TTGACGACGGTCCTTCGCTCCGTGGAAGACGCGGCGAGGCGCTGTCCCCGGGCCGTGATAGCCGCGGGCAACTTCGACGGGGTACACCGGGGGCACGGGGCCATTATCGAGCAGGCGATAGACCGGTCGCGCGCGTTGCGCGCCCCCTGCATGGTCGTCACGTTCGACCCGCATCCGCAGCTGGTAGTCGGCAGGAAGCCGTCCCTGCCGATCCTGACGCCGACCAGCCGGAAACTGGCGCTTTTGTCGCGGTATGAAATCGACGCCGTACTCGTCATTCCCTTTACGGACGAGTTTGCCCGGATCGAGGCGGAATCTTTCGTTAAAGCGACCTATGCGGATGCGCTGGATATACGGGAGATCATCGTTGGCTACAGCCACAATTTCGGAAGGCACGGACGGGGAGACCGGTTGTTGCTGGAGCGGCTGAGCGCGCGGTACGGTTTCGCCGTCCAGGTGGTTCAACCGATACAAATGGAAGGGAGTTCCGTAAACAGCAGTCATATTCGTGCCCTCCTTTCCGCGGGAGAGATCCAGGCCGCCGAACGCTTGCTCGGCCATGCCTACGTGATTGCGGGCACCGTGGTCCGCGGGGACGGACGGGGCAGGCAGCTGCGGTTTCCCACCGCGAACGTGGCGGCGCACGACCCCCATGCGCTGATTCCGAAGCGGGGCGTCTACGCGGTGCGGGTGCATCTGGACGATAAGGCGATGAACGGCGTGATGAACATCGGGACGCGGCCCACGTTCGGAGAGAGCCGTGAGCACTGCGAGGTACATATACTCGATTTTGATGGTGACCTTTACAACCGGACGATCGAGGTTGAATTCGTGGAGCGGATCCGGGACGAGAAGCGGTTCCCGTCCGTCGAAGCCCTCAAGGACCAGATTACAAAGGACGTGCATACGACATACAATATGTTGAAAGCGTGA
- the pnp gene encoding polyribonucleotide nucleotidyltransferase, translated as MAHRVELELAGRTLSLETGKVAKQADSSVWVQYGESVVLANVVSENKFVEGRDYLPLMVDYRERMYAAGRIPGARLRREGPPSEKEILSGRQVDHAIRPLFPKDYFYETQVSIIVLSTDMENDHDILGVIGAAAALHISDIPVKAPLAAIRMGRVDGEFVVNPTYGDLEESDLDFVVTGTPDHIMSLEGSAHEISEEDLTDAIMLCHENIKAVIGKIEELRQMVGAPERRTYDSPKTDSVLADKVREIALPLVKEGNRTREKQARGDCFSRAADLAVEQLAEAYPDSENIIRDLVRDVQSADMHDMIKNEGVRVDGRGMDDIRPIWSEVGVLPRTHGSAIFSRGETQSLTVTTLGSKQDEMKQDDLEGDSLKSFMLHYNFPAYSVGEVRMARGPRPRDIGHGSLAEHAIAPVIPSEDVFPYTIRIVSEILESNSSSSMATVCGATLSLMDAGVPIKSPVAGVNIGLIPDDPKPQYLVDIQGVEDHLGGMDFKVAGTREGITSVQLDVKVMEVNEEIIRESFARAKEARLFILDKMAETIAETRPQLSEYAPRILTVQVKQDQIGSVIGPGGKVVRGIQEETGAQINIENDGTITIAAVDAAAGEKAKQIIESMTEEPEIGKVYQGTVKRIVDFGAFVEILPGKDGLVHISEWENHRTNSMRDVTNEGDEVTVKIINIDDQGKVKLSRKQVLSAN; from the coding sequence ATGGCACATCGTGTTGAGCTCGAACTGGCCGGAAGAACGCTGTCCCTCGAAACCGGAAAAGTCGCCAAGCAGGCGGATTCATCGGTGTGGGTGCAGTATGGGGAGAGTGTCGTTCTCGCCAATGTCGTTTCAGAGAACAAGTTCGTCGAAGGAAGAGATTACCTTCCGTTGATGGTGGATTATCGCGAGAGAATGTACGCGGCGGGACGCATTCCCGGCGCACGGCTGCGGAGAGAAGGTCCTCCGTCCGAAAAGGAAATCCTGAGCGGGCGCCAGGTGGATCACGCCATTCGGCCGCTGTTTCCCAAGGATTATTTCTACGAGACGCAGGTTTCCATAATCGTGCTGTCGACGGACATGGAAAACGACCACGATATCCTGGGCGTTATCGGCGCCGCGGCGGCCCTGCACATCTCGGATATTCCCGTCAAGGCGCCTCTGGCCGCGATCCGTATGGGGCGGGTGGACGGCGAATTCGTCGTTAATCCGACCTACGGCGACCTGGAGGAAAGCGACCTGGATTTCGTCGTGACCGGCACGCCGGATCACATCATGTCACTGGAAGGCAGTGCCCATGAGATATCGGAAGAAGACCTGACCGACGCGATCATGCTCTGCCACGAAAACATCAAGGCGGTCATCGGCAAGATCGAAGAACTGCGCCAGATGGTGGGCGCGCCCGAAAGGCGTACATACGATTCGCCGAAGACGGATTCCGTACTCGCTGACAAAGTGCGCGAAATCGCCCTGCCCCTGGTCAAAGAAGGAAACCGGACGCGCGAGAAGCAGGCGCGTGGCGACTGTTTCAGCCGGGCCGCGGACCTGGCCGTCGAGCAACTGGCGGAAGCGTATCCGGACAGCGAGAACATTATTCGCGACTTGGTGCGGGACGTGCAGAGCGCCGACATGCACGACATGATCAAGAACGAAGGCGTGCGCGTCGACGGCCGGGGCATGGATGATATCCGGCCCATCTGGTCGGAAGTCGGAGTCTTGCCGAGGACGCACGGGTCGGCGATATTCAGCCGGGGCGAGACTCAGAGCCTGACCGTGACGACGCTGGGTTCCAAGCAGGACGAGATGAAGCAGGATGATCTCGAAGGCGATTCGCTGAAGTCATTCATGCTGCATTACAATTTCCCGGCGTACAGCGTCGGCGAGGTACGCATGGCCCGGGGACCCCGTCCGCGAGATATCGGGCACGGTTCGCTGGCGGAGCACGCCATCGCACCCGTGATCCCCTCGGAGGATGTATTCCCGTATACCATTCGCATCGTTTCCGAGATCCTGGAATCCAACAGTTCATCGTCCATGGCCACGGTATGCGGCGCGACCCTGTCCCTGATGGACGCGGGCGTTCCGATCAAGAGCCCCGTCGCCGGGGTGAACATCGGCCTGATCCCGGACGATCCCAAGCCGCAGTACCTGGTCGACATCCAGGGGGTGGAGGATCACCTGGGCGGCATGGATTTCAAGGTCGCCGGCACGCGCGAGGGCATCACTTCCGTGCAGCTTGACGTCAAGGTCATGGAGGTGAACGAGGAGATCATCCGCGAGTCCTTCGCCCGGGCGAAGGAGGCACGGCTGTTCATTCTGGACAAGATGGCCGAGACCATCGCGGAAACGCGGCCGCAACTGTCCGAGTACGCCCCACGCATTCTGACGGTTCAGGTCAAGCAGGACCAGATCGGTTCCGTGATCGGTCCGGGCGGCAAGGTGGTGCGCGGCATCCAGGAGGAGACGGGCGCCCAGATCAATATCGAGAACGATGGAACGATAACGATCGCCGCCGTAGACGCGGCCGCCGGAGAAAAGGCCAAGCAGATCATCGAAAGCATGACGGAAGAGCCCGAGATCGGCAAGGTCTACCAGGGTACTGTGAAGCGGATCGTCGATTTCGGCGCCTTTGTGGAGATCCTTCCGGGCAAGGACGGCCTGGTGCACATTTCCGAATGGGAAAACCATCGTACGAATTCCATGCGGGACGTGACCAACGAAGGCGACGAGGTGACCGTGAAGATCATCAATATCGATGATCAGGGCAAAGTCAAGTTGAGTCGAAAGCAAGTGCTCTCCGCGAATTAG
- the rbfA gene encoding 30S ribosome-binding factor RbfA has translation MAHRRTARVADLVKQEVSQIIQHEMKDPRIGFVTVTSVEVSIDLRHARIYFSVLGSKADQEASLEGLERARGYIRTQLGRRIKLRHVPELIFRYDESFDYAQRISNVMRSIEHTEENPEGQVDRVTAERGEDEG, from the coding sequence ATGGCACACCGCCGGACGGCACGGGTGGCTGACCTGGTCAAGCAGGAAGTCAGCCAGATCATTCAGCATGAAATGAAGGATCCCCGTATCGGATTCGTGACGGTGACCTCCGTGGAAGTGTCCATCGACCTGAGACACGCCCGGATCTACTTCAGCGTGCTCGGATCCAAGGCGGATCAGGAGGCCAGCCTGGAGGGACTCGAAAGGGCCAGGGGGTACATCAGGACGCAGCTCGGACGGAGGATCAAACTGAGGCACGTTCCGGAACTGATCTTCCGATACGACGAGTCCTTCGACTACGCACAGCGTATCTCGAACGTCATGAGGAGCATCGAACACACGGAAGAGAACCCGGAGGGTCAGGTAGACCGGGTTACGGCGGAGAGAGGGGAAGACGAAGGTTGA
- the rpsO gene encoding 30S ribosomal protein S15, whose amino-acid sequence MSIEKEQKEQILAEHGRHEKDTGSPEAQIALMTARITELTEHFKVHKKDHHSLRGLLKIVGRRRRLLTYLRRHDIERYRKLIKELGIRG is encoded by the coding sequence GTGAGCATTGAGAAAGAACAGAAAGAGCAGATCCTTGCCGAACACGGCCGTCACGAGAAGGACACGGGGTCTCCCGAGGCGCAGATCGCCCTCATGACCGCGCGGATTACCGAACTGACGGAGCATTTCAAGGTCCATAAGAAGGATCATCATTCGCTGCGCGGTTTGTTGAAGATCGTAGGGCGCCGTCGCCGGTTGCTCACCTACCTGCGCAGGCACGACATCGAACGGTATCGTAAACTGATCAAGGAACTGGGTATCCGCGGGTAA
- the infB gene encoding translation initiation factor IF-2, which produces MASKRIYEVAKQYNISSNALVQMLRDLNHTVKSHMSVMDEKMVLDVNMRFEQEKLAARKEQDRKKKIASDRSAKAKAVKDSPSRGKQKAEPKPAAKKDETPSAQVEKGDSEGRGRRRRSKKKKKAKVDQKEVEASVRRTIAQMDSTRTRRRRRRGDREEGEADEESANLVRVPEFISAGELAEHLSVSPTEVVSKCLQLGLMITINQRLDMDTMMTVAAEFGYDVEEQSEYGLEYIEEDEEEDDAVLESRPPVVTIMGHVDHGKTSLLDYIRESNVNAGEAGGITQHIGAYEVDLEGGQITFLDTPGHEAFSAMRARGTQVTDIVILVVAADEEVMPQTIEAIDHAKAAEVPIIVALNKMDLETARPDRIKEQLSQHGLLVEDWGGDVIACEVSALTGLGVDHILEMVLIQSEMLDLKANRNRRAQGVVVEAELDRGRGTLATVLIQQGALQVGDPFVAGQFSGRVRALLNERGARIAEAGPSTPVQIMGFSGMPQVGDAFAVVESESLAREIGSRRRQMRREHEFRQAKPITLEDIYDQIKEGEIQELPVIVKGDVGGSVEALSDSLLRLENDEVKIRIIHTGIGAINESDVLLATASNAIIIGFHVRPNAQARALAEREKVDIRLYDIIYRVIQDVTDALEGMLKPDIEEQVVGVVEVREIFRAPRVGTIAGCYVQSGNVTRNANIRLIRDGIVVYESTVGSLRRFKEDVREVQSGFECGLTVEGFQDVKQDDTIEVYETREVARQLQTR; this is translated from the coding sequence ATGGCGTCGAAGAGAATCTACGAAGTAGCAAAGCAATACAATATATCAAGCAACGCCCTCGTCCAGATGCTCCGCGATCTGAACCACACGGTCAAGAGCCATATGAGCGTCATGGACGAAAAGATGGTCCTCGACGTCAACATGCGGTTCGAGCAAGAAAAACTGGCGGCCCGCAAGGAACAGGACCGCAAGAAGAAAATCGCGTCGGACCGGTCCGCCAAGGCGAAGGCGGTGAAGGACAGCCCGAGCCGGGGCAAGCAGAAGGCCGAACCGAAACCGGCGGCCAAGAAGGACGAAACGCCCTCCGCCCAGGTGGAAAAAGGCGATAGCGAGGGCCGCGGACGTCGGCGTCGATCCAAGAAGAAAAAGAAGGCGAAGGTCGATCAGAAGGAAGTGGAAGCCAGCGTACGCCGGACTATTGCCCAGATGGACAGCACCCGGACACGCCGCCGGCGCCGCCGCGGCGACCGGGAAGAGGGGGAAGCGGACGAAGAGTCCGCGAACCTCGTACGCGTTCCGGAGTTCATCTCCGCGGGCGAACTTGCCGAGCATCTTTCCGTGTCTCCCACCGAAGTCGTATCGAAATGCCTGCAGCTCGGCCTTATGATCACCATCAACCAGCGGCTGGACATGGATACCATGATGACCGTCGCCGCGGAATTCGGCTATGACGTCGAGGAGCAGTCCGAATACGGCCTGGAGTACATCGAAGAAGACGAAGAAGAAGACGACGCCGTCCTCGAGTCCCGTCCCCCCGTCGTCACCATCATGGGGCACGTGGACCACGGCAAGACCTCGCTCCTCGACTACATCCGGGAAAGCAACGTGAACGCCGGCGAGGCCGGCGGCATTACCCAGCACATCGGAGCGTACGAAGTCGACCTGGAGGGCGGCCAGATCACTTTCCTGGACACGCCGGGCCACGAGGCCTTTTCCGCCATGCGCGCCCGGGGGACGCAGGTGACCGACATCGTCATCCTGGTCGTGGCGGCCGACGAGGAGGTCATGCCGCAGACGATCGAGGCCATTGATCACGCCAAGGCCGCCGAAGTACCCATCATCGTCGCCCTTAACAAAATGGACCTCGAAACGGCCCGTCCGGACCGTATCAAGGAACAGCTGAGCCAGCACGGACTGCTGGTGGAAGACTGGGGCGGCGACGTCATCGCCTGCGAGGTTTCGGCCCTGACCGGACTGGGCGTGGACCACATCCTGGAAATGGTGCTGATCCAGTCGGAGATGCTCGACCTGAAAGCGAATCGCAACCGGCGGGCGCAGGGTGTCGTGGTCGAAGCCGAGTTGGACCGCGGGCGGGGCACGCTCGCCACCGTCCTCATTCAGCAGGGCGCGTTGCAGGTCGGCGACCCCTTCGTGGCGGGCCAGTTCAGCGGCCGGGTACGGGCGCTGCTCAACGAACGGGGCGCGCGGATCGCGGAAGCGGGCCCGTCCACCCCCGTGCAGATCATGGGTTTCTCAGGCATGCCCCAGGTCGGAGACGCCTTCGCCGTCGTGGAGTCGGAGTCCCTGGCACGGGAGATCGGTTCGCGGCGCCGGCAGATGCGCCGGGAGCACGAATTCCGCCAGGCCAAGCCCATCACCCTCGAGGACATCTACGACCAGATCAAGGAAGGTGAAATCCAGGAACTCCCCGTAATCGTCAAGGGCGATGTGGGAGGATCCGTGGAGGCTTTGAGCGATTCGCTGCTGCGCCTGGAGAACGACGAAGTCAAAATCAGGATAATACATACGGGCATCGGGGCCATCAACGAATCCGACGTCCTGCTCGCCACCGCGTCGAATGCCATCATCATAGGATTTCATGTGCGGCCGAACGCCCAGGCGCGGGCGCTTGCCGAGCGGGAAAAGGTCGATATCCGCCTGTACGACATCATCTACCGGGTGATCCAGGACGTCACGGACGCCTTGGAAGGCATGTTGAAACCCGATATCGAAGAGCAGGTGGTGGGCGTGGTGGAAGTCAGGGAGATATTCAGGGCGCCCCGCGTGGGCACCATCGCGGGATGTTACGTGCAGTCGGGCAACGTGACCCGTAACGCGAACATCCGTCTCATTCGTGACGGGATCGTCGTCTACGAAAGCACGGTGGGTTCCCTGCGGAGGTTCAAGGAGGACGTCCGCGAGGTGCAGTCCGGGTTTGAATGCGGCCTGACCGTCGAGGGTTTCCAGGACGTCAAGCAGGACGACACCATCGAGGTCTACGAGACACGGGAAGTCGCCAGGCAACTCCAGACGCGTTAG